One genomic segment of Brevibacillus laterosporus LMG 15441 includes these proteins:
- a CDS encoding DUF402 domain-containing protein — MSSQVPGSIIRIESFKHNQSLHRTWDRTTLIHTSDTVVIAGNDRVKVTESDGREWRTREPAICTFGRGQWFNILAMIRDDGIYYYCNIGSPFSLKGNLLSYIDYDLDVKVYPDMTYTVLDEEEYALHSAQMNYPPYVKERVHLALDEVLEWIKAKRGPFQSGFVQRWYERYQLLKHNDEE; from the coding sequence ATGTCGTCGCAAGTACCAGGTTCTATTATACGCATTGAAAGCTTCAAACATAATCAGTCCTTACACCGTACTTGGGATCGCACTACGCTCATTCATACGAGCGATACAGTAGTGATAGCCGGTAATGATCGTGTCAAAGTCACAGAGTCTGATGGGCGTGAATGGCGTACAAGAGAGCCTGCAATCTGTACATTTGGACGAGGACAATGGTTTAATATACTCGCCATGATCCGTGATGACGGGATTTACTATTACTGTAACATCGGTTCTCCTTTCAGTTTAAAAGGAAATTTACTTAGCTATATCGATTATGATCTGGATGTGAAAGTCTATCCGGATATGACGTATACGGTATTAGATGAAGAAGAATATGCTCTACATAGCGCGCAAATGAATTACCCTCCATATGTGAAGGAACGGGTTCACTTGGCGTTGGACGAGGTTTTGGAATGGATTAAAGCAAAACGTGGGCCTTTCCAAAGTGGATTTGTTCAAAGATGGTATGAACGGTACCAACTGCTAAAGCACAATGATGAAGAGTAG
- the mutY gene encoding A/G-specific adenine glycosylase: protein MTRKKQPTIYTLPDEFQAFDFAQDLLYWYDAQKRDLPWRINRDPYRVWVSEIMLQQTRVETVKPYYQNFMQKFPTVEALATAPEEEVLKAWEGLGYYSRARNLQAAAREVTVSYGGVVPDTPEEISKLKGVGPYTAGAILSIAYEVPVPAVDGNVMRVFSRLLLMDDDIAKPATRIKMEQLVKQTIPIGRAGDFNQAIMELGALVCLPKNPQCLTCPVFDYCLARREGVQDTLPVKGKAKPPRPVQLLTAVVKRGNQYLIQKRPEQGLLASLWEFPMVEDAGTKDDEEQLLRLLEKEYGLQVDLGDYLMNVQHTFSHLHWNVDVYVMQHISGEPLKENAVFVTSEEMSQYTFPVLHNKIIAEITAKEEKW, encoded by the coding sequence ATGACGAGAAAAAAACAACCAACTATTTATACACTGCCCGATGAATTTCAAGCGTTTGATTTTGCTCAGGATCTCTTATATTGGTATGATGCCCAAAAGCGAGATTTACCATGGCGAATAAATCGAGATCCTTATCGTGTCTGGGTCTCAGAAATTATGCTACAGCAGACCCGTGTCGAAACCGTTAAACCCTACTATCAAAATTTTATGCAAAAGTTCCCTACAGTGGAAGCGCTGGCAACGGCTCCTGAGGAAGAGGTTTTAAAAGCATGGGAAGGACTAGGTTATTATTCCCGAGCACGTAACTTGCAAGCAGCAGCACGCGAGGTCACGGTATCGTATGGTGGCGTGGTTCCAGATACTCCTGAAGAAATTTCCAAGCTAAAGGGTGTAGGACCCTATACAGCGGGTGCTATTTTAAGCATTGCTTACGAGGTTCCTGTACCTGCAGTAGACGGTAATGTGATGCGTGTGTTTTCCAGACTTCTACTGATGGATGATGATATTGCTAAACCAGCTACACGGATCAAAATGGAACAATTGGTTAAACAAACGATCCCAATCGGACGAGCAGGGGATTTTAATCAGGCCATTATGGAATTAGGGGCACTTGTTTGTCTGCCTAAAAATCCGCAATGCCTAACCTGTCCCGTCTTTGATTACTGTTTAGCTCGAAGGGAAGGCGTGCAGGATACGCTGCCTGTTAAAGGAAAGGCAAAGCCGCCGCGTCCCGTTCAATTACTGACAGCGGTAGTAAAGCGTGGAAACCAATATCTGATTCAAAAGCGTCCTGAACAGGGATTATTAGCAAGTTTATGGGAGTTTCCCATGGTAGAGGATGCAGGGACGAAAGATGACGAAGAACAATTGCTCCGGCTTTTGGAAAAGGAATATGGACTACAAGTCGATTTGGGGGATTACCTGATGAATGTACAGCATACCTTCTCGCATTTGCATTGGAATGTTGATGTGTATGTAATGCAGCACATCTCAGGTGAGCCACTCAAGGAGAATGCTGTGTTTGTCACATCAGAGGAAATGTCACAATATACATTCCCCGTCTTACACAATAAAATCATTGCTGAAATAACGGCGAAGGAAGAAAAATGGTAA
- a CDS encoding GNAT family N-acetyltransferase has product MIIRTFRLGDYAAITRIWQETELNRTDTETMDSLAKQLAWDSDLVMVAEEDGEVVGVIVGTIDGTRAYFYRLAVSRSSQGRGIGRNLVEALENRFHQRGVNQILIMVNQANEQVLPFYQAMGYELQQYITLSKKISS; this is encoded by the coding sequence ATGATTATTCGGACGTTTCGTCTGGGCGATTATGCGGCAATTACTCGTATTTGGCAAGAAACAGAATTAAATCGAACTGATACGGAAACGATGGATTCTCTTGCTAAACAATTAGCTTGGGACAGCGACTTGGTTATGGTTGCTGAGGAAGATGGAGAAGTTGTAGGAGTTATTGTCGGCACGATAGATGGAACTCGTGCTTATTTTTATCGGTTAGCTGTTTCACGTTCTTCCCAAGGCAGGGGCATCGGCCGTAATTTAGTAGAAGCCCTAGAGAATCGTTTTCACCAGCGTGGTGTCAATCAAATTCTCATTATGGTCAATCAGGCGAATGAACAGGTGTTACCTTTTTACCAAGCCATGGGTTATGAATTGCAACAGTATATTACGCTTTCTAAAAAAATTTCCTCCTAA
- the fabL gene encoding enoyl-[acyl-carrier-protein] reductase FabL, with translation MSRNGKVALVTGGTRGIGKAIAHQLADQGYDLVINYLRNRTAAREAASELEAKGVRVHLVKTNVGDVAKIKEMFKEIDEEFGRLDILVNNAASGVLRPLMELEESHWDWTMEINSKALLFCAQEAAKLMQKTNDGGKIVSLSSLGSIRVIENYTTVGVSKAAVEALTRYLAVELAPYNISVNAVSGGVVDTGALKHFPNREELLEASANRTPVGRMVEEEDLANTVMFLLSDQAKMICGQTIIVDGGISLLV, from the coding sequence ATGAGTAGAAATGGAAAAGTAGCATTAGTTACAGGTGGAACCAGAGGTATTGGGAAGGCGATTGCTCACCAATTAGCTGACCAAGGCTATGATTTAGTCATTAACTATCTGCGTAATCGTACAGCAGCAAGAGAAGCAGCATCTGAATTAGAAGCGAAGGGTGTTCGCGTTCATTTGGTAAAAACCAATGTTGGAGATGTTGCAAAAATTAAAGAGATGTTTAAAGAGATTGATGAGGAATTCGGCCGTTTAGATATACTGGTGAACAATGCAGCTTCTGGTGTGCTACGCCCTTTAATGGAGTTAGAAGAGAGTCACTGGGACTGGACTATGGAAATTAACAGCAAGGCTTTATTATTCTGTGCGCAAGAAGCAGCAAAATTAATGCAAAAAACCAATGATGGCGGTAAAATCGTAAGCTTGTCCAGTTTGGGCTCTATTCGTGTCATTGAAAATTACACAACAGTGGGAGTATCTAAGGCTGCTGTAGAAGCTTTAACTCGTTATCTTGCTGTAGAATTAGCTCCGTATAACATCTCTGTAAATGCTGTGTCTGGAGGCGTTGTTGATACAGGAGCATTAAAGCATTTCCCAAACCGCGAAGAATTATTGGAAGCATCTGCTAATCGAACTCCGGTAGGGCGTATGGTCGAAGAAGAGGATTTAGCTAATACGGTTATGTTTTTGTTATCTGACCAAGCAAAAATGATTTGCGGTCAAACGATTATTGTGGATGGCGGTATTTCTTTACTAGTTTAG